A region of Haloplanus sp. XH21 DNA encodes the following proteins:
- a CDS encoding winged helix-turn-helix domain-containing protein, with amino-acid sequence MPTATAWEIAFEQDVEADRRRIERRCRVLANAGFVDVYLRDLGLDDEYELTSWGEMYLDGDVDAELQRPLPAVRPPDKVRPGWWAGFG; translated from the coding sequence GTGCCGACGGCGACCGCGTGGGAGATCGCCTTCGAGCAGGATGTCGAAGCCGACCGACGCCGGATCGAACGCCGGTGTCGCGTCCTGGCGAACGCGGGGTTCGTCGACGTCTATCTGCGCGACCTCGGCCTCGACGATGAGTACGAACTCACGTCGTGGGGCGAGATGTATCTGGATGGGGACGTGGATGCGGAGTTACAGCGGCCGTTGCCAGCTGTTCGGCCGCCGGATAAGGTACGGCCCGGATGGTGGGCTGGATTTGGATAA
- a CDS encoding type II toxin-antitoxin system death-on-curing family toxin, translating to MGPDSNHDVFYPTKDDIMSIHEDIIEEDDDAEPGILNDGTVNYALNCIEHGHFGQVPETLHEKAVMLLRLLSANHSFADGNKRTALNTTWTFYALNGYYFDYGEEIKAILKLFAVMERMVDQEEVADYFEEIALPEDHERVPTEVVRLIHLTRWRKNVIEQSEAFLQEVRNNPDQVSPEEFMQHIRDVDEMVAEFLEFRDEFEEELPEGVLDFIGELEENWTETLTEIRDLLSEVIEDQGEPLEES from the coding sequence ATGGGCCCGGATTCTAATCACGATGTTTTCTACCCCACTAAGGATGATATAATGTCAATACACGAAGATATTATCGAGGAAGATGATGACGCTGAGCCTGGTATACTAAATGACGGTACAGTAAATTATGCATTGAATTGCATCGAACACGGCCACTTCGGCCAAGTCCCCGAAACACTCCACGAGAAAGCCGTTATGTTGCTCCGCCTCCTGTCAGCGAATCACTCTTTTGCAGATGGGAATAAGAGAACTGCACTCAACACGACTTGGACATTCTATGCCCTCAACGGATATTATTTCGACTATGGTGAGGAAATTAAGGCAATACTCAAACTATTTGCTGTGATGGAGCGAATGGTCGACCAAGAAGAGGTTGCAGACTATTTTGAGGAGATCGCTTTACCCGAAGATCATGAGAGGGTGCCAACTGAGGTGGTTCGGTTGATACATCTCACGAGATGGCGAAAGAACGTAATTGAGCAGTCCGAAGCTTTTCTTCAGGAGGTGCGTAACAATCCGGACCAGGTTTCACCTGAAGAGTTCATGCAGCATATTCGTGATGTAGATGAAATGGTCGCAGAATTCCTCGAATTTAGGGATGAATTTGAGGAAGAGCTTCCCGAAGGCGTGTTAGATTTCATCGGAGAATTGGAAGAGAATTGGACGGAAACCCTCACCGAAATACGCGATCTATTATCGGAGGTCATAGAAGATCAAGGCGAACCTCTTGAAGAAAGTTGA
- the ubaA gene encoding SAMP-activating enzyme E1 yields MSGLSLDATQLDRYSRHIIMDEVGPEGQKRLLDSSALVVGAGGLGAPVIQYLAAAGVGRIGVVDDDVVERSNLQRQVIHGDADVGRPKVESAKDFVATLNPDVDVETYETRLDRTNADLLEDYDVVVDASDNFPTRYLVNDTCRLAGIPVCHGAIYKFEGQVTTLHPDGPCYRCLFREAPEPGTVPDCATTGVLGVLPGTVGCIQATEAVKVLLDAGDPLVGRMLFYDAMDMSFDPVPYAEDPDCPVCGEDPIDSIAEIEYTDGCGISAD; encoded by the coding sequence ATGAGTGGGCTCTCGCTCGACGCCACGCAACTGGACCGCTACTCGCGACACATCATCATGGACGAGGTCGGGCCGGAAGGGCAGAAACGCCTCCTCGATTCGAGCGCCCTCGTCGTCGGTGCCGGCGGTCTGGGCGCCCCCGTCATCCAGTATCTCGCGGCCGCGGGCGTCGGCCGCATCGGCGTCGTCGACGACGACGTGGTCGAGCGGTCGAACCTCCAGCGCCAGGTGATCCACGGCGACGCGGATGTCGGCCGCCCCAAAGTCGAGAGCGCGAAGGACTTCGTGGCGACGCTCAACCCCGACGTCGACGTCGAGACCTACGAGACGCGACTCGACCGGACCAACGCCGACCTGCTCGAGGACTACGACGTCGTCGTCGACGCCTCGGACAACTTCCCGACGCGCTATCTGGTCAACGACACCTGTCGCCTCGCCGGTATCCCCGTCTGCCACGGCGCTATCTACAAGTTCGAGGGGCAGGTCACAACGCTCCACCCCGACGGCCCCTGTTACCGCTGCCTGTTCCGCGAGGCGCCCGAACCCGGCACCGTCCCCGACTGCGCGACGACGGGCGTCCTCGGCGTGCTGCCTGGCACCGTCGGCTGTATTCAGGCCACCGAGGCCGTGAAGGTCCTCCTCGACGCCGGCGACCCCCTCGTCGGGCGGATGCTCTTCTACGACGCGATGGACATGAGTTTCGACCCCGTGCCCTACGCCGAGGACCCGGACTGCCCGGTCTGTGGCGAGGACCCCATCGACTCCATCGCGGAGATCGAGTACACCGACGGCTGTGGGATCAGCGCCGACTGA